A window of the Egibacter rhizosphaerae genome harbors these coding sequences:
- a CDS encoding NAD-glutamate dehydrogenase domain-containing protein, whose amino-acid sequence MSNGPNTRDPGGSSESDVHARVAAGAPDSSAGDGEAPVDDSIAAAASAAATRAADAGPDPVLEGLALAVARRLPPRERDPDAIAEAVRHAVAVLEGRRGRQLHIAIDEHGVSGGGERISSRHGATTIDVNCPDGPYLLATALAELRRRDLAPAWVLHPVLGVARGPEGELRTVRPARSATTREAWLHLVLDRRLEVHERAEVATDLEEVLEDARAVGAAEGEMRDRVAGVARQLADAASDDGAPQASHELSALLDWLLAGRFALLGLVDAEGRRYGLAGRRIDLPPPPGDLSGPDALTVRRRPQVSSVLRRERLVEIATAGVRLVGLFEREAHADPVDVVPVARRRLAALIAAEDLVEGSHDERGLRGLFASLPLPEQLGREVGALRRDLVPLLALRERSGVAVRGRVGEDGDARVLATLPRERYSPAVRELLVAALVAELGGVGAEAHVSFGDASVGDAGGILLHFTVHAGSEPLAEPDLARLQELVRDGTRTWPDRVVAAAGEGEQQRVADWARLLPEGYRAETDPDEALADVRVLESLLSQPHPARVRFAVEPDGRVTARLYHRGEPIELSRLLPVVECLGFVVADERPHRVERAGQVWHLHRLGLRPATGGPAPEQVRAHADQADAAVVAALRGRTEPDELDRLVLTGGLRWDDIAVLRAYRRLRRQLGVGFTEAYQNAALTGYPDVARGLLDLLAARLHPEEPASSRAERVTAARENLDGALSEVERFDEDRILRGYAGLIEATNRTNRWRARDDVRLALKLDSAAAVRALGATPARTGPRVETFVYAPEVEGVHLRGGRIARGGVRHSDRREDVRAEVADLARAQQQKNAVIVPEGAKGGFVPKRDTPALDAYSMFVHALLDVTDNVEAGEVSPPADVHPSDGDDPYLVIAPDRGTATFSDSANAIALERGFWLGDAFASGGSTGFDHKRMGITARGAWVAVRRHLAALGIDVDRDPVTAVGIGDMSGDVFGNALLQSRAVRLLAAFDHRDIFLDPHADASEGYEARAELARQQRSSWQDLDRRALGSGGGVWSRASKAIPLSDEVREWLGFDAGSASPPELVRAILGAPVDLLFAGGVGTFVKASDERHSDVADRGNDGVRIDASHLRARVVGEGANLALTQRARVEYSRRGGRCHTDAIDNVAGVATSDVEVNTKILLDEGVATGRIDPEERDALLARAESEVAERVLADCDRQVRALAREVDASEGQLDAYASLAERLEGVGRLDRDADVLPDDDELARRRRAGAGLVRPELAVLHAASKQDLRAAVLASDLPDDPSLSGLRDDAFPATVRARVGSEDLERHRLARELVAARLSNELVDRMGPTWIDRVADELGVAPPLVARAWWIARGVLGAATLADELGALGADVDAGMVRAAERWLVDVTDRTARSYVADGRAADEALAGDLPVVEAVDRALSTAPGRRRVGAPWTRELPAPLVERLAAAGARELVPDVAAVTRDVGVDPVHVAATFAAAEAALPFQDVSSHLADAPREGVWVRRQRAGLADDLRRARRRVARVAVRLAPADPPEDAVRALLEARESLHERALEMVAALADEAPPSLDAIGVAVRALRDLATTGEGVARSG is encoded by the coding sequence ATGTCCAACGGCCCCAACACCCGGGACCCCGGTGGGTCCTCCGAGTCGGACGTGCACGCGAGGGTCGCGGCCGGTGCGCCGGACTCCTCGGCGGGGGATGGCGAGGCCCCCGTCGATGACTCGATCGCGGCGGCGGCCTCCGCCGCGGCCACCCGTGCCGCCGACGCGGGGCCCGACCCGGTGCTCGAGGGGCTCGCCCTCGCGGTGGCCCGCCGCCTCCCGCCACGGGAACGTGATCCGGACGCCATCGCGGAGGCGGTGCGCCACGCGGTGGCGGTGCTCGAGGGTCGGCGCGGGAGACAGCTGCACATCGCCATCGACGAGCACGGGGTGTCCGGGGGCGGGGAGCGGATCAGCTCCCGTCACGGCGCGACCACCATCGATGTGAACTGCCCGGACGGGCCCTACCTGCTGGCCACCGCGCTCGCCGAGTTGCGCCGCCGGGACCTGGCTCCCGCATGGGTGCTGCACCCGGTGCTCGGCGTCGCGCGTGGGCCCGAGGGGGAGCTGCGGACGGTTCGGCCCGCCCGGTCGGCCACGACCCGCGAGGCCTGGCTGCACCTCGTGCTGGATCGCCGGCTCGAGGTCCACGAGCGCGCCGAGGTCGCCACCGACCTCGAGGAGGTCCTCGAGGACGCGCGAGCCGTCGGCGCCGCCGAAGGGGAGATGCGCGACCGGGTGGCCGGGGTGGCACGACAGCTCGCCGACGCCGCGAGCGACGACGGAGCCCCGCAGGCGTCCCACGAGCTCTCGGCGTTGCTGGACTGGCTGCTCGCCGGGCGCTTCGCGCTGCTGGGCCTCGTCGACGCCGAGGGGCGCCGGTACGGGCTGGCCGGCCGGCGGATCGACCTGCCCCCGCCCCCCGGCGACCTCAGCGGTCCGGACGCTCTCACCGTTCGCCGCCGCCCGCAGGTAAGCAGCGTCCTGCGTCGCGAACGGCTCGTGGAGATCGCGACCGCGGGCGTGCGGCTCGTCGGCCTGTTCGAGCGCGAGGCCCACGCCGACCCGGTCGACGTCGTTCCCGTGGCACGACGACGCCTCGCGGCGCTCATCGCGGCCGAGGACCTCGTCGAGGGATCCCACGACGAGCGTGGCCTGCGGGGGCTGTTCGCCTCGCTGCCCCTGCCCGAGCAACTGGGTCGGGAGGTCGGCGCGCTGCGTCGCGACCTCGTCCCGCTCCTCGCGTTGCGAGAGCGTAGTGGCGTGGCCGTGCGCGGACGCGTGGGCGAGGACGGCGATGCTCGGGTGTTGGCCACGCTCCCGCGCGAGCGCTACTCGCCCGCGGTGCGTGAGCTGCTGGTCGCCGCGCTGGTGGCCGAGCTCGGCGGGGTCGGCGCCGAGGCACACGTCTCGTTCGGCGACGCGTCGGTCGGCGATGCCGGTGGGATCCTGCTGCACTTCACCGTCCATGCGGGTAGCGAGCCGCTCGCCGAGCCCGATCTCGCACGGCTCCAGGAGCTCGTCCGTGACGGCACGCGGACCTGGCCGGACCGGGTGGTGGCTGCTGCGGGAGAGGGGGAGCAGCAACGTGTCGCCGATTGGGCGCGGCTCCTGCCCGAGGGGTACCGAGCCGAGACCGACCCGGACGAGGCCCTGGCGGACGTGCGGGTGCTCGAGTCCCTGCTCTCCCAGCCCCACCCCGCCCGGGTCCGTTTCGCCGTCGAACCCGACGGTCGCGTCACCGCGCGCCTCTACCACCGCGGGGAGCCGATCGAGCTCTCGCGCCTCCTCCCGGTCGTCGAGTGCCTCGGATTCGTCGTGGCCGACGAACGCCCGCACCGCGTCGAGCGGGCGGGACAGGTCTGGCACCTGCACCGGCTGGGGCTGCGACCTGCGACCGGGGGACCGGCCCCGGAGCAGGTACGGGCGCACGCCGACCAGGCGGACGCCGCCGTTGTGGCGGCACTCCGAGGCCGGACCGAACCGGACGAGCTCGACCGGCTGGTCCTCACCGGCGGTCTTCGCTGGGACGACATCGCGGTGCTCCGCGCGTACCGGAGGCTGCGCCGCCAACTCGGCGTCGGGTTCACCGAGGCGTACCAGAACGCGGCCCTGACCGGGTATCCCGACGTGGCCCGCGGCCTGCTCGACCTTCTCGCGGCGCGTCTGCACCCCGAGGAGCCAGCGTCCAGCCGCGCGGAGCGCGTGACGGCGGCCCGTGAGAACCTCGACGGGGCGCTCTCGGAGGTCGAGCGGTTCGACGAGGACCGCATTCTGCGCGGCTACGCGGGGCTCATCGAGGCCACCAATCGCACCAATCGCTGGCGAGCGCGTGACGACGTCCGATTGGCCCTGAAGCTCGACAGCGCGGCGGCAGTGCGGGCCCTCGGGGCGACCCCTGCTCGCACCGGGCCCCGCGTCGAGACCTTCGTGTACGCGCCCGAGGTCGAGGGCGTGCACCTGCGCGGCGGCCGGATCGCTCGGGGCGGGGTGCGGCACAGCGACCGGCGTGAGGACGTGCGCGCGGAGGTCGCCGACCTCGCACGCGCCCAACAGCAGAAGAACGCGGTGATCGTCCCCGAGGGGGCGAAGGGAGGCTTCGTTCCGAAGCGGGACACCCCGGCCCTCGACGCCTACTCCATGTTCGTGCACGCCCTGCTGGACGTCACCGACAACGTGGAGGCGGGGGAGGTCTCCCCGCCCGCGGACGTGCACCCCTCGGACGGGGACGATCCGTACCTCGTCATCGCTCCGGATCGAGGCACCGCGACCTTCAGCGACAGCGCGAACGCGATCGCCCTCGAACGCGGCTTCTGGCTCGGGGACGCGTTCGCCTCCGGAGGATCCACCGGCTTCGACCACAAGCGCATGGGCATCACCGCGCGTGGTGCGTGGGTGGCTGTACGTCGACACCTGGCCGCACTCGGTATCGACGTCGACCGTGATCCCGTCACCGCCGTCGGCATCGGCGACATGTCCGGCGACGTGTTCGGCAACGCCCTCTTGCAGAGCCGCGCGGTGCGGTTGCTGGCTGCCTTCGACCACCGCGACATCTTCCTCGACCCGCACGCCGACGCGTCGGAGGGGTACGAGGCGCGCGCGGAGCTGGCCCGACAGCAGCGCTCGAGTTGGCAGGACCTCGACCGCCGCGCGCTCGGCTCGGGGGGCGGGGTCTGGTCGCGCGCCTCGAAGGCGATCCCGCTCTCGGACGAGGTACGCGAGTGGCTCGGGTTCGACGCTGGGAGCGCCAGCCCACCCGAACTGGTGCGCGCGATTCTGGGTGCGCCGGTCGACCTGTTGTTCGCGGGCGGCGTCGGCACGTTCGTCAAGGCGTCGGACGAGCGGCACTCCGATGTGGCCGACCGTGGGAACGACGGGGTGCGGATCGACGCGAGCCACCTGCGGGCCCGGGTGGTCGGCGAGGGCGCGAACCTCGCGCTCACCCAACGTGCTCGCGTGGAGTACTCCCGCCGCGGGGGCCGCTGCCACACCGACGCGATCGACAACGTTGCCGGCGTGGCGACCAGCGACGTCGAGGTCAACACGAAGATCCTCCTCGACGAAGGGGTCGCCACCGGACGGATCGACCCCGAGGAGCGGGACGCGCTGCTCGCTCGCGCGGAGTCCGAGGTGGCCGAACGGGTACTCGCCGATTGCGACCGGCAGGTCCGGGCTCTCGCCCGTGAGGTCGACGCGAGCGAGGGTCAGCTGGATGCGTACGCGAGCCTGGCCGAGCGACTGGAGGGCGTCGGACGCCTCGACCGAGACGCGGACGTGCTGCCCGACGACGATGAGCTGGCCCGGCGTCGGCGGGCGGGCGCCGGACTGGTGCGCCCCGAGTTGGCGGTGCTGCACGCGGCGAGCAAGCAGGATCTGCGGGCCGCAGTGCTCGCGAGCGACCTGCCGGATGACCCTTCGCTGTCCGGCCTGCGCGACGATGCGTTCCCCGCCACCGTCCGGGCCCGGGTCGGGTCCGAGGACCTCGAGCGACATCGCCTGGCTCGCGAACTGGTTGCCGCCCGCCTGTCCAACGAGCTCGTCGACCGGATGGGGCCCACCTGGATCGACCGTGTGGCCGACGAGCTGGGCGTTGCGCCCCCACTGGTCGCACGGGCGTGGTGGATCGCGCGCGGCGTGCTGGGCGCGGCCACGCTCGCCGACGAGCTCGGGGCGCTCGGCGCGGACGTCGATGCGGGCATGGTGCGCGCGGCGGAACGTTGGCTCGTCGACGTCACCGACCGGACGGCCCGGAGTTACGTCGCCGACGGACGAGCCGCGGACGAAGCGCTGGCCGGGGACCTCCCGGTGGTCGAGGCCGTCGATCGGGCGCTCAGCACCGCTCCCGGCCGACGCCGCGTCGGTGCGCCCTGGACCCGGGAGCTCCCGGCCCCGCTCGTGGAGCGGCTCGCCGCCGCTGGGGCGCGCGAACTGGTCCCCGACGTGGCCGCCGTCACCCGTGATGTCGGGGTCGACCCGGTGCACGTCGCGGCCACCTTCGCGGCGGCTGAGGCGGCCCTGCCGTTCCAGGACGTGAGCAGCCACCTGGCCGACGCGCCACGTGAAGGCGTCTGGGTGCGTCGCCAGCGGGCGGGTCTCGCGGACGACCTTCGGCGCGCCCGGCGAAGGGTCGCACGGGTCGCGGTGCGTCTCGCGCCGGCCGACCCGCCCGAGGACGCGGTCCGGGCGCTCCTGGAGGCTCGGGAGAGCCTCCACGAGCGCGCCCTCGAGATGGTGGCCGCACTCGCGGACGAGGCCCCGCCGAGTCTCGACGCGATCGGAGTGGCGGTGCGCGCACTCCGGGACCTGGCGACGACCGGCGAGGGGGTCGCCCGCAGCGGTTGA
- a CDS encoding ACT domain-containing protein has translation MAKDIVLIPDDRPGMLARLGEAAEQANINIEGVAAFTGEGKGVVHVLVPDAEHALEALRAAGLDVRAARDVLVVDCPDEPGALGKICRRLADAGVNIQQAYLATQTRLVLAVDDPDTARNVLG, from the coding sequence ATGGCCAAGGACATCGTGCTGATCCCCGACGACCGGCCCGGCATGCTCGCGCGCCTCGGGGAGGCGGCGGAGCAGGCCAACATCAACATCGAGGGCGTCGCCGCGTTCACCGGCGAGGGCAAGGGCGTGGTCCACGTGCTCGTTCCCGACGCCGAGCACGCGCTCGAGGCGCTGCGGGCTGCGGGACTCGACGTTCGGGCCGCACGGGACGTCCTGGTCGTGGACTGCCCCGACGAGCCGGGGGCGCTGGGCAAGATCTGCCGCCGACTCGCCGACGCGGGGGTGAACATCCAGCAGGCCTACCTGGCGACGCAGACGCGGCTCGTGCTCGCCGTGGACGATCCGGACACCGCTCGCAACGTGCTCGGCTGA
- a CDS encoding universal stress protein, translating into MRILVGYLISPEGQAALEAAVAEARLRDAKLVVLHSMRGGTRDEAEQVITYREQLEQIHEQLGAEDIDYEVRELVRGQSPAEDLIEFSAEEDVDLIVIGLRRRSPVGKLVLGSNAQDILLRADCPVLAVKADSEAEGA; encoded by the coding sequence GTGCGCATCCTGGTCGGCTACCTGATCTCACCCGAGGGACAGGCGGCGCTGGAGGCGGCGGTCGCCGAGGCGCGGCTGCGCGATGCGAAGCTCGTCGTGCTGCACTCGATGCGGGGCGGGACGCGTGACGAAGCGGAGCAGGTCATCACCTACCGCGAGCAGCTCGAGCAGATCCACGAACAGCTGGGCGCCGAGGACATCGACTACGAGGTGCGCGAGCTGGTGCGAGGCCAATCGCCCGCCGAGGACCTGATCGAGTTCAGCGCCGAGGAGGACGTCGACCTGATCGTCATCGGGCTTCGTCGCCGCAGTCCGGTGGGCAAGCTGGTGCTCGGCAGCAACGCGCAGGACATCCTGCTCCGCGCCGACTGCCCCGTGCTCGCGGTGAAGGCGGACTCCGAGGCGGAGGGAGCCTAG
- a CDS encoding methylglyoxal synthase, translating into MSRTGRKTIALVAHDHRKVDLAEWAAFNRDILAAHELVATGTTGSILTHELGLEVETMLSGPLGGDQQLGARIAEGAVDLLIFFWDPLEAQPHDPDVRALLRIATVWNVAVATNRATADYLVSSPLLHAPYERTMPEFAGDRESSGSAA; encoded by the coding sequence ATGTCTCGGACCGGCCGCAAGACCATCGCCCTGGTCGCGCATGACCACCGCAAGGTCGACCTCGCGGAGTGGGCAGCGTTCAATCGCGACATCCTGGCCGCACACGAGCTCGTCGCCACCGGGACGACCGGCAGCATCCTGACCCACGAGCTGGGCCTGGAGGTCGAGACGATGCTGTCCGGGCCGCTCGGTGGCGATCAGCAGCTCGGCGCGCGCATCGCCGAGGGCGCGGTCGACCTCCTCATCTTCTTCTGGGACCCGCTCGAGGCACAGCCCCACGACCCCGACGTGCGAGCGCTCCTGCGGATCGCCACGGTCTGGAACGTGGCGGTGGCGACCAACCGCGCCACAGCCGACTATCTCGTGTCCTCGCCGCTGTTGCACGCGCCCTACGAGCGCACGATGCCGGAGTTCGCCGGTGATCGGGAGTCGTCGGGATCGGCCGCCTGA
- a CDS encoding YjbQ family protein, translating into MESTVLEVTTGSSRGVHDLTDEVAGWCAGRGDGLLHVFAPHATCGLALVETGAGSEHDLLSAVDELLPRDEGRWQHRHGPPGHGADHVLPALVAPFLVLPVDAGEPALGTWQRVCLVDPNADNPRRRVRVSFLAG; encoded by the coding sequence ATGGAGTCGACCGTGCTCGAGGTGACGACCGGATCCTCGCGCGGGGTCCACGATCTCACCGACGAGGTCGCCGGATGGTGCGCCGGTCGCGGCGACGGGCTGCTGCACGTCTTCGCGCCGCACGCGACCTGTGGTCTCGCGCTCGTGGAGACCGGGGCCGGCAGCGAGCACGATCTCCTCAGCGCCGTCGACGAGCTGCTGCCCCGCGACGAGGGCCGGTGGCAGCATCGGCACGGCCCGCCGGGCCACGGGGCCGATCACGTGCTCCCTGCGCTCGTCGCGCCGTTCCTCGTGCTACCGGTCGACGCGGGTGAGCCGGCGCTGGGCACGTGGCAGCGCGTGTGCCTGGTCGACCCGAACGCCGACAACCCCCGCCGTCGGGTGCGCGTGAGCTTCCTCGCCGGGTAG
- a CDS encoding M48 family metallopeptidase — MLYDQLDRNRWMTALMFGGFALLVLVVSVAIEAVVTGGNVSAASGIIATVIAVVAILIAWFQADRIILSSLGAREPNPDVAEERRIVDLVENLAIAAQVPAPKVYIIDDPAPNAFATGRSPEKGVTAFTTGLLQKMNRQQTEAVAAHELSHIVNRDALVGVVAAVLVGVVLIVCRLLLRVLIFGGGRRRGGGGGGHPAIMILGIVVIVLAPIFAMLLRFAVSRRRETLADLNAVKLTRNPDAMIGALEVLNGDETQVDFGHGLASHLWIEGPEHERGSWLDRLTATHPPIPERIEALRAVAGDMRFR, encoded by the coding sequence GTGCTCTACGACCAGCTCGACCGCAACCGCTGGATGACCGCGCTCATGTTCGGCGGCTTCGCCCTCCTCGTCCTCGTGGTCTCCGTCGCGATCGAGGCGGTGGTGACCGGGGGGAACGTGTCGGCGGCGTCGGGGATCATCGCGACGGTCATCGCCGTGGTGGCCATCCTGATCGCGTGGTTCCAGGCCGACCGGATCATCCTGTCGTCGCTGGGCGCGCGCGAGCCGAACCCCGATGTCGCCGAGGAGCGCCGGATCGTCGACCTCGTCGAGAACCTCGCGATCGCCGCGCAGGTGCCCGCACCGAAGGTCTACATCATCGACGATCCCGCGCCGAACGCCTTCGCGACCGGTCGCAGCCCCGAGAAGGGCGTCACCGCCTTCACCACGGGTCTGCTGCAGAAGATGAACCGCCAGCAGACCGAGGCCGTCGCCGCGCACGAGCTGAGCCACATCGTGAACCGGGACGCGCTGGTCGGGGTCGTGGCGGCGGTGCTGGTCGGCGTGGTGCTCATCGTCTGCCGCCTGCTCCTGCGGGTGCTCATCTTCGGCGGCGGACGCCGGCGCGGTGGCGGAGGAGGGGGGCATCCCGCGATCATGATCCTCGGGATCGTCGTGATCGTGCTGGCGCCGATCTTCGCGATGCTGTTGCGCTTCGCCGTCAGCCGGCGGCGCGAGACGCTCGCCGACCTCAACGCCGTGAAGCTCACCCGTAACCCGGACGCGATGATCGGCGCACTCGAGGTCCTCAACGGCGACGAGACCCAGGTCGACTTCGGCCACGGGCTGGCGAGCCACCTCTGGATCGAGGGGCCCGAGCACGAGCGCGGCTCGTGGCTGGATCGGCTCACCGCGACCCACCCCCCGATCCCCGAACGAATCGAGGCCCTGCGCGCGGTGGCCGGCGACATGCGGTTCCGCTAG